Proteins encoded together in one Streptomyces umbrinus window:
- a CDS encoding helix-turn-helix transcriptional regulator: MTDRRLWSYKEIAAHIKVQPDTVRSYRKHGLLPPPDHVESGKPYWYADTVRAWAASRPGNRGRRDD, translated from the coding sequence ATGACCGACCGAAGGCTCTGGTCGTACAAGGAGATCGCGGCGCACATCAAGGTGCAGCCGGACACCGTGCGGTCCTACCGCAAGCACGGGCTGCTGCCCCCGCCCGACCACGTGGAGAGCGGCAAGCCCTACTGGTACGCCGACACGGTCCGCGCCTGGGCCGCCTCGCGGCCCGGCAACAGAGGCCGCAGAGACGACTGA
- a CDS encoding heavy-metal-associated domain-containing protein, whose translation MTAQTDTPGSLTTVYQVSGMSCGHCEGSVSSEISEIAGVTSVKAVASTGEVTVVSAAPLDEEAVRAAVDEAGFELVGKA comes from the coding sequence ATGACCGCCCAGACCGACACCCCGGGCTCCCTCACCACCGTCTATCAGGTGAGCGGGATGAGCTGCGGACACTGCGAAGGCTCGGTGTCGAGCGAGATCTCCGAGATCGCCGGTGTCACCTCGGTGAAGGCCGTCGCCTCCACCGGCGAGGTGACCGTGGTCTCCGCCGCCCCGCTCGACGAGGAGGCCGTGCGCGCCGCCGTCGACGAGGCCGGCTTCGAGCTCGTCGGCAAGGCCTGA
- a CDS encoding heavy metal translocating P-type ATPase, with amino-acid sequence MTSTTATTPIGATSEVELTIGGMTCASCAARVEKKLNRMDGVTATVNYATEKAKVSYAQGVLVTDLIATVVKTGYTAEEPPPPRIEPPEADAGEAVEPDPELSSLRERLTVSVLLALPVVLLSMVPALQFDNWQWLALTLAAPVVVWGGLPFHRAAFTNARHGAATMDTLVSVGTLAAFGWSLWALFFGDAGMEGMRDEGFSLTVSRTEGSSAIYLEVAAGVVALILLGRYLEARSKRRAGAALRALMELGSKDVSVVRDGREVRVPVAALAVGDCFVVRPGEKVATDGTVVEGSSAVDASMLTGESVPVDVTVGSAVTGATVNAGGRLVVEATRVGADTQLARMARLVEDAQNGKAQVQRLADRVSGIFVPVVLLIAVGTFGGWLGVTGDMAAAFTAAVAVLIIACPCALGLATPTALMVGTGRGAQLGILIKGPEVLESTRRVDTVVLDKTGTVTTGRMTLQEVYAADGTDEERVLRLAGALERASEHPVARAVAAGAEARTGPLAAVDGFENVAGLGVRGTVEGHEVLVGRARLLEEAGIALPQELVTFKTRAEEDGRTAVAVAWDGVARGVVTVADAVKETSAEAVRALRALGLRPVLLTGDNRTVAESVARAVGIDTADVIAEVLPRDKVDVIERLRSEGRTVAMVGDGVNDAAALATADLGLAMGTGTDAAIEASDLTLVRGDLRVAADAIRLSRKTLSTIRGNLVWAFGYNVAALPLAAAGLLNPMIAGAAMAFSSVFVVTNSLRLRAFS; translated from the coding sequence ATGACCAGCACCACCGCAACCACTCCGATAGGCGCGACCTCCGAGGTCGAGCTGACGATCGGCGGAATGACCTGCGCCTCCTGCGCGGCCCGCGTCGAGAAGAAGCTCAACCGCATGGACGGGGTCACCGCCACGGTGAACTACGCGACGGAGAAGGCGAAGGTCTCGTACGCGCAGGGGGTGCTGGTCACCGACCTGATCGCCACGGTGGTGAAGACGGGGTACACGGCCGAGGAGCCGCCCCCGCCGAGGATCGAGCCGCCGGAGGCCGACGCCGGAGAAGCGGTCGAGCCGGACCCCGAGCTGTCCTCCCTCCGCGAGCGCCTCACCGTCTCCGTCCTCCTCGCCCTCCCCGTCGTGCTGCTGTCGATGGTCCCGGCGCTGCAGTTCGACAACTGGCAGTGGCTGGCGCTCACTCTCGCCGCGCCCGTCGTCGTGTGGGGCGGACTGCCCTTCCACCGGGCGGCGTTCACGAACGCCCGGCACGGCGCGGCCACCATGGACACGCTCGTCTCGGTCGGCACGCTGGCCGCGTTCGGCTGGTCCCTGTGGGCGCTCTTCTTCGGCGACGCGGGGATGGAGGGCATGCGGGACGAGGGCTTCTCGCTCACCGTCTCCCGTACGGAGGGCTCGTCGGCCATCTATCTCGAAGTCGCCGCCGGAGTCGTCGCCCTCATCCTCCTCGGCCGCTATCTGGAGGCCCGCTCCAAGCGCCGCGCGGGTGCCGCCCTGCGCGCCCTCATGGAGCTGGGCTCGAAGGACGTCTCGGTCGTACGGGACGGCCGTGAGGTCCGCGTTCCAGTGGCCGCTCTGGCCGTGGGCGACTGTTTCGTCGTACGGCCCGGGGAGAAGGTCGCCACGGACGGCACGGTCGTCGAGGGTTCCTCGGCGGTCGACGCGTCCATGCTGACCGGCGAGTCGGTGCCGGTGGACGTGACGGTGGGTTCGGCCGTCACGGGCGCGACGGTGAACGCGGGCGGACGGCTCGTCGTCGAGGCGACCCGGGTCGGCGCGGACACCCAGCTCGCGCGGATGGCACGGCTGGTCGAGGACGCGCAGAACGGCAAGGCCCAGGTGCAGCGCCTCGCCGACCGGGTCTCCGGCATCTTCGTACCCGTCGTGCTGCTGATCGCGGTCGGCACGTTCGGGGGCTGGCTCGGTGTCACCGGTGACATGGCCGCCGCGTTCACCGCGGCCGTCGCCGTGCTGATCATCGCCTGCCCGTGCGCCCTGGGCCTCGCCACCCCGACCGCGCTCATGGTCGGCACCGGCCGCGGCGCCCAGCTCGGCATCCTCATCAAGGGCCCCGAGGTCCTGGAGTCCACCCGCCGCGTCGACACGGTCGTCCTGGACAAGACCGGCACGGTCACCACCGGCCGCATGACCCTCCAGGAGGTGTACGCGGCCGACGGCACCGACGAGGAGCGCGTGCTGCGGCTCGCGGGGGCCCTGGAGCGCGCCTCCGAGCATCCGGTCGCCCGGGCGGTCGCCGCGGGCGCCGAGGCCCGCACAGGCCCTCTGGCGGCCGTGGACGGCTTCGAGAACGTGGCCGGGCTCGGTGTGCGCGGCACGGTCGAGGGCCACGAGGTCCTCGTCGGGCGGGCCCGCCTCCTCGAAGAGGCCGGGATCGCGCTGCCCCAGGAGCTGGTCACGTTCAAGACGCGGGCCGAGGAGGACGGACGTACGGCGGTGGCCGTCGCCTGGGACGGAGTGGCACGCGGTGTCGTCACCGTCGCCGACGCGGTCAAGGAGACCAGCGCGGAGGCGGTACGCGCCCTGCGCGCCCTGGGCCTGCGGCCGGTGCTGCTGACCGGGGACAACCGGACCGTCGCCGAGTCCGTGGCCCGCGCGGTCGGCATCGACACCGCCGACGTGATCGCCGAGGTACTGCCGCGGGACAAGGTCGACGTGATCGAGCGGCTGCGGAGCGAGGGGCGGACGGTGGCGATGGTCGGCGACGGCGTCAACGACGCGGCCGCGCTGGCCACCGCAGACCTGGGCCTGGCCATGGGCACCGGCACGGACGCGGCGATCGAGGCGAGCGACCTGACACTCGTACGGGGGGATCTGCGGGTGGCCGCGGACGCCATCCGGCTGTCCCGGAAGACCCTCTCCACGATCAGGGGAAACCTCGTCTGGGCCTTCGGCTACAACGTGGCGGCGCTGCCGCTCGCCGCGGCCGGACTGCTGAACCCGATGATCGCGGGCGCGGCCATGGCCTTCTCCTCAGTGTTCGTGGTGACGAACAGCCTGCGGCTCAGGGCATTTTCATGA
- a CDS encoding RNA-guided endonuclease InsQ/TnpB family protein, producing the protein MPAQARLLDDQAHAARTTWNLLHDLWTMTPKCQRSLSRMDAAVRRARKEIEWLGVLPAQAAQAVLKTYVQAWKNCWDGRAEEPNFKARIRTVMSVDIPQGRDLNITRVHRRWDMVNIPKIGRARFRWTRDLPVGKHANKENRITGARLVKDALGWHIAFRVQTLEVMPEPHQGPEVGIGAGVNLPLALSDSNHQDHGRHARTEGGKADRDKWLTAEEKAKLLRLEQRAAHRKSFRKPKEHSSNRLRNTYDQIKQLRATATRRAADWQHKTTTNLARTYGTVVVEALNIANMVKSAKGTIEQPGKNVAQKSGLNRSISQEAWGRTVTMLTYKTARYGGTLHKVPAPNTSLRCSACGFITPGSREDQATFVCKNRDCGWSGHADWNAARNVLHLYRMGRALIPAAGRAVVRRTRGVKPTTAR; encoded by the coding sequence ATGCCTGCGCAGGCCCGGCTCCTGGACGACCAGGCCCACGCCGCCCGTACGACGTGGAATCTGTTGCACGACCTGTGGACGATGACACCCAAGTGCCAGCGGTCCCTGTCCCGCATGGACGCGGCTGTGCGCCGGGCTCGCAAAGAGATCGAATGGCTCGGCGTCCTGCCCGCGCAGGCCGCGCAGGCAGTCCTCAAGACCTATGTCCAGGCTTGGAAGAACTGCTGGGACGGGCGCGCCGAAGAACCAAACTTCAAGGCCCGTATCCGCACGGTGATGTCCGTGGACATCCCCCAGGGTCGGGACCTGAACATCACCCGCGTGCACCGCCGCTGGGACATGGTCAACATTCCCAAAATCGGCCGCGCCCGGTTCCGCTGGACCAGGGATCTCCCCGTCGGCAAGCACGCCAACAAGGAGAACCGCATCACCGGGGCCCGGCTGGTCAAGGACGCCCTTGGGTGGCACATCGCCTTCCGCGTACAGACCTTGGAGGTCATGCCCGAGCCCCACCAGGGGCCCGAGGTCGGCATCGGCGCTGGGGTGAACCTGCCCCTCGCCCTGTCTGACAGCAACCACCAGGACCACGGCCGCCACGCCCGCACCGAGGGCGGAAAAGCCGACCGGGACAAGTGGCTGACCGCCGAGGAAAAAGCCAAGTTGCTCCGCCTGGAGCAGCGGGCCGCCCACCGCAAGAGCTTCCGCAAGCCGAAAGAACACAGCTCGAACCGGCTGCGGAACACTTACGACCAGATCAAGCAGCTCCGCGCAACAGCCACGCGCCGCGCCGCTGACTGGCAGCACAAGACCACCACCAACCTCGCCCGCACGTACGGCACGGTCGTGGTGGAAGCACTCAACATCGCGAACATGGTCAAGTCCGCCAAGGGAACCATCGAGCAGCCGGGGAAGAACGTCGCGCAGAAGTCCGGCCTGAACCGTTCCATCAGCCAGGAGGCATGGGGCCGTACCGTGACGATGCTGACGTACAAGACCGCCCGGTACGGGGGGACCCTGCACAAGGTCCCCGCCCCGAACACCTCCCTGCGCTGCTCCGCCTGCGGCTTCATCACACCCGGAAGCCGGGAGGACCAGGCCACGTTCGTATGCAAGAACCGGGACTGCGGATGGTCGGGCCATGCCGACTGGAACGCGGCCCGGAACGTCTTGCACCTGTACCGGATGGGCCGCGCGCTCATCCCGGCTGCTGGGAGAGCAGTCGTCAGGCGCACTCGTGGCGTCAAGCCCACCACCGCAAGGTAG
- a CDS encoding citrate synthase: MSDNSVVLRYGDGEYTYPVIDSTVGDKGFDIGKLRAQTGLVTLDSGYGNTAAYKSAITYLDGEQGILRYRGYPIEQLAERSTFLEVASLLINGELPTVDELSVFKNEITQHTLLHEDVKRFYQGFPRDAHPMAMLSSVVSALSTFYQDSHNPFDEKQRHLSTIRLLAKLPTIAAYAYKKSIGHPFVYPRNDLGYVENFLRMTFSVPAQEYDLDPVVVSALDKLLILHADHEQNCSTSTVRLVGSSQANMFASISAGISALWGPLHGGANQSVLEMLEGIKANGGDVDSFIRKVKNKEDGVRLMGFGHRVYKSFDPRAKIIKAAAHDVLSALGKSDELLDIALKLEEHALSDEYFVSRNLYPNVDFYTGLIYRAMGFPTEMFTVLFALGRLPGWIAQWHEMIKEPGSRIGRPRQIYTGVVERDFVPVEER; encoded by the coding sequence GTGAGCGACAACTCTGTAGTACTGCGGTACGGCGACGGCGAGTACACCTACCCGGTGATCGACAGCACCGTCGGCGACAAGGGCTTCGACATCGGGAAGCTCCGCGCCCAGACCGGTCTGGTGACGCTGGACAGCGGATATGGAAACACCGCCGCCTATAAATCCGCCATCACCTACCTCGACGGTGAGCAGGGCATCCTCCGCTACCGCGGCTACCCGATCGAGCAGCTGGCCGAGCGCTCCACCTTCCTTGAGGTGGCCTCCCTGCTGATCAACGGCGAGCTGCCCACGGTCGACGAGCTCTCCGTCTTCAAGAACGAGATCACGCAGCACACCCTGCTGCACGAGGACGTCAAGCGCTTCTACCAGGGCTTCCCGCGCGACGCCCACCCGATGGCGATGCTGTCGTCGGTGGTCAGCGCCCTGTCGACGTTCTACCAGGACAGCCACAACCCGTTCGACGAGAAGCAGCGTCACCTCTCGACGATCCGTCTTCTCGCCAAGCTTCCGACGATCGCGGCGTACGCGTACAAGAAGTCCATCGGTCACCCCTTCGTCTACCCGCGCAACGACCTCGGGTACGTCGAGAACTTCCTGCGCATGACCTTCTCGGTCCCCGCCCAGGAGTACGACCTGGACCCGGTCGTCGTCTCCGCGCTCGACAAGCTGCTCATCCTGCACGCGGACCACGAGCAGAACTGTTCGACCTCCACCGTCCGTCTGGTGGGCTCGTCGCAGGCGAACATGTTCGCCTCGATCTCCGCCGGCATCAGCGCCCTCTGGGGCCCGCTGCACGGCGGCGCCAACCAGTCGGTCCTGGAGATGCTGGAAGGCATCAAGGCCAACGGCGGCGACGTCGACTCCTTCATCCGCAAGGTGAAGAACAAGGAGGACGGCGTCCGCCTGATGGGCTTCGGCCACCGGGTGTACAAGTCCTTCGACCCGCGCGCCAAGATCATCAAGGCCGCGGCGCACGACGTCCTCTCGGCCCTCGGCAAGTCCGACGAGCTGCTGGACATCGCGCTGAAGCTGGAGGAGCACGCGCTCTCCGACGAGTACTTCGTCTCGCGCAACCTCTACCCGAACGTGGACTTCTACACCGGCCTGATCTACCGGGCCATGGGCTTCCCGACCGAGATGTTCACGGTCCTGTTCGCCCTCGGCCGCCTGCCGGGCTGGATCGCCCAGTGGCACGAGATGATCAAGGAGCCGGGTTCGCGCATCGGTCGCCCGCGCCAGATCTACACGGGTGTTGTCGAGCGGGACTTCGTTCCTGTTGAAGAGCGTTAG
- the recD2 gene encoding SF1B family DNA helicase RecD2, giving the protein MSNQAGTQAESAARNLAVLEGVLERITYANEENGYTVARVDTGRGGGDLLTVVGALLGAQVGESLRMEGRWGSHSQYGKQFTVENYTTVLPATVQGIRRYLGSGLVKGIGPIFADRITQHFGLDTLQIIEEEPKRLIEVPGLGPKRTKKIAEAWEEQKAIKEVMLFLQTVEVSTSIAVRIYKKYGDASISVVKNQPYRLASDVWGIGFLTADKIAQSVGIPHDSPERVKAGLQYALSQSTDQGHCFLPEEQLIADAVKLLQVDTGLVIECLAELAAPSEESEEPGVVRERVPGLDGGEPVTAIYLVPFHRAELSLSAQLLRLLRTDEDRMPGFRNVAWDKALAWLKDRTGVELAPEQEAAVRLALTEKVAVLTGGPGCGKSFTVRSIVELAKAKRAKVVLAAPTGRAAKRLAELTGADASTVHRLLELKPGGDAAYDKDRPLDADLVVVDEASMLDLLLANKLVKAIPPGAHLLFVGDVDQLPSVGAGEVLRDLLAERGPVPAVRLTRVFRQAQQSGVVTNAHRINAGRHPITDNLKDFFLFVEDDTEEAGRLTVDVAARRIPAKFGLDPRRDVQVLAPMHRGPAGAGTLNGLLQQAITPARPDLPEKRFGGRVFRVGDKVTQIRNNYDKGENGVFNGTVGVVTSLNLDDQRLTVLTDEDEEVPYEFDELDELAHAYAVTIHRSQGSEYPAVVIPVTTGAWMMLQRNLLYTAVTRAKQIVVLVGSRKALGQAVRTVSAGRRCTALAHRLSGTRLPD; this is encoded by the coding sequence ATGTCCAATCAGGCGGGGACCCAGGCCGAGAGCGCGGCGCGGAACCTGGCGGTTCTGGAAGGCGTGCTGGAGCGGATCACGTACGCCAATGAGGAGAACGGCTACACGGTGGCCCGGGTGGACACGGGTCGAGGTGGCGGTGATCTCCTCACGGTCGTCGGGGCGTTGCTCGGTGCGCAGGTGGGGGAGTCCCTGCGTATGGAGGGGCGTTGGGGCTCCCACTCGCAGTACGGCAAGCAGTTCACGGTGGAGAACTACACGACGGTTCTGCCGGCCACAGTCCAGGGCATACGCCGTTACCTCGGCTCCGGCCTGGTGAAGGGCATCGGCCCGATCTTCGCCGACCGCATCACGCAGCACTTCGGCCTGGACACCCTCCAGATCATCGAGGAGGAGCCGAAGCGGCTCATCGAGGTGCCCGGGCTCGGTCCCAAGCGGACCAAGAAGATCGCCGAGGCCTGGGAGGAGCAGAAGGCGATCAAGGAGGTCATGCTCTTCCTCCAGACCGTCGAGGTGTCGACGTCGATCGCGGTCCGCATCTACAAGAAGTACGGCGACGCGTCGATCTCGGTGGTCAAGAACCAGCCCTACCGGCTCGCGTCCGACGTCTGGGGCATCGGCTTTCTCACCGCCGACAAGATCGCCCAGTCCGTGGGCATCCCGCACGACAGCCCGGAGCGCGTCAAGGCCGGTCTGCAGTACGCCCTTTCGCAGTCCACCGACCAGGGCCACTGCTTCCTCCCGGAGGAGCAGCTGATCGCGGACGCGGTGAAACTGCTCCAGGTGGACACGGGCCTGGTCATCGAGTGCCTGGCGGAACTGGCGGCGCCGTCCGAGGAGAGCGAGGAGCCGGGTGTCGTACGGGAGCGCGTGCCCGGCCTGGACGGCGGCGAACCGGTCACCGCCATCTACCTGGTCCCCTTCCACCGAGCCGAACTGTCGCTCTCGGCCCAGCTGTTGCGCCTCCTGCGTACGGACGAGGACCGCATGCCGGGCTTCAGGAACGTGGCGTGGGACAAGGCGCTGGCCTGGCTCAAGGACCGTACGGGGGTGGAGCTGGCCCCCGAGCAGGAGGCGGCGGTCCGGCTCGCCCTCACCGAGAAGGTCGCGGTGCTCACGGGCGGCCCCGGCTGCGGCAAGTCCTTCACGGTCCGTTCGATCGTGGAGCTGGCCAAGGCGAAGCGGGCCAAGGTCGTGCTGGCCGCGCCGACAGGGCGCGCAGCCAAGCGACTTGCCGAACTGACCGGCGCGGACGCCTCCACCGTGCACCGGCTCCTGGAGCTGAAGCCGGGCGGCGACGCGGCATACGACAAGGACCGCCCCCTGGACGCCGACCTGGTGGTCGTGGACGAGGCATCGATGCTGGACCTCCTACTCGCCAACAAGCTGGTGAAGGCGATCCCTCCGGGGGCGCATCTGCTCTTCGTCGGGGACGTCGACCAGCTTCCGAGTGTGGGCGCGGGCGAGGTGCTGCGCGACCTGCTCGCCGAGCGAGGCCCGGTGCCGGCGGTCCGTCTCACCCGGGTGTTCCGTCAGGCCCAGCAATCGGGAGTGGTGACAAACGCTCACCGGATCAACGCGGGCCGGCATCCGATCACCGACAACCTCAAGGACTTCTTCCTCTTCGTCGAGGACGACACGGAGGAGGCGGGGCGCCTGACGGTGGATGTGGCTGCGCGGCGCATTCCGGCCAAGTTCGGGCTGGACCCCCGGCGTGACGTCCAGGTCCTGGCGCCCATGCACCGCGGCCCCGCAGGCGCAGGCACCCTCAACGGCCTTCTCCAGCAGGCCATCACGCCGGCCCGCCCCGACCTGCCCGAGAAGCGGTTCGGCGGCCGCGTCTTCCGGGTCGGCGACAAGGTCACCCAGATCCGCAACAACTACGACAAGGGCGAGAACGGCGTCTTCAACGGCACGGTGGGGGTGGTGACTTCCCTCAACCTCGACGACCAGCGCCTCACCGTCCTGACGGACGAGGACGAGGAGGTCCCGTACGAGTTCGACGAACTCGACGAGCTGGCCCATGCGTACGCGGTGACGATCCACCGGTCCCAGGGCAGTGAGTACCCCGCCGTCGTCATCCCCGTCACCACGGGGGCCTGGATGATGCTCCAGCGCAACCTTCTGTATACGGCCGTCACCCGTGCGAAGCAGATCGTGGTCCTTGTCGGCTCCCGCAAGGCCCTCGGCCAGGCCGTCCGCACGGTCTCCGCCGGCCGCCGCTGCACGGCCCTGGCCCACCGCCTCTCCGGCACACGGCTCCCGGACTGA
- a CDS encoding class I SAM-dependent methyltransferase codes for MDDDALLAEQMAYYRAGAAEYDRPYAEREDLQELLAVMDDLPIAGDVLELACGTGQWTALLAVRAQSVTAVDAAAEVLALARARTASPAVQFLEADLFEWQPPRRYDTVFFAFWLSHVPPTRLPDFWNTVAAAAAEEEVLANEPAPAALRRLDDGSQYRIVKVFHDARTLTDDLTALGWSVRIKPLAGNFIGIAEPPTTAGQEGAPSAAF; via the coding sequence ATGGATGACGACGCTCTCCTGGCAGAGCAGATGGCCTACTACAGGGCCGGCGCAGCCGAATACGACCGGCCCTATGCGGAGCGCGAAGACCTGCAGGAGTTGCTGGCTGTCATGGATGACCTCCCGATTGCCGGGGATGTGTTGGAGTTGGCCTGCGGAACAGGCCAGTGGACCGCGCTGCTCGCCGTGCGGGCTCAGTCGGTGACGGCTGTCGACGCGGCAGCCGAAGTGTTGGCCCTCGCACGTGCGCGCACCGCGTCCCCCGCCGTCCAGTTCCTTGAGGCCGACCTGTTCGAATGGCAGCCGCCACGGCGCTACGACACTGTGTTCTTCGCCTTCTGGCTCTCCCATGTCCCGCCGACGCGGTTGCCCGACTTCTGGAACACCGTCGCCGCCGCAGCCGCAGAGGAGGAAGTCCTCGCGAACGAGCCGGCCCCAGCGGCGCTGCGCCGGCTCGATGACGGCAGCCAGTACCGCATCGTGAAGGTGTTTCACGATGCCCGGACACTCACGGACGACCTCACAGCGCTGGGATGGTCGGTCCGCATCAAGCCCCTGGCCGGGAACTTCATCGGCATTGCAGAACCGCCGACCACCGCCGGCCAAGAAGGCGCACCCTCGGCAGCATTCTGA
- the tnpA gene encoding IS200/IS605 family transposase: MSPRWTPNLDVRAGRHVIDSLHVHLVFVTKYRHGALTDEMLTRCEEIMHEVCTDFGAELQQFNGGEGHVHLLVHYPPTVQLSKLVNSLKGVSSRYLRKEYGTHVRRHLWGGRFWSGSYFAGSCGGAPLTVVRQYIENQQRPV, translated from the coding sequence ATGTCACCTAGATGGACGCCGAATCTCGATGTCAGAGCTGGTCGTCATGTGATCGATAGTCTTCATGTTCATTTGGTTTTTGTCACCAAGTACCGGCATGGGGCGCTCACCGACGAGATGCTGACGCGCTGCGAGGAGATCATGCACGAGGTCTGCACGGACTTCGGGGCCGAACTGCAGCAGTTCAACGGCGGAGAGGGCCACGTGCACCTGCTGGTGCACTATCCGCCCACCGTCCAGCTCTCCAAGCTGGTCAACAGTCTCAAGGGCGTCTCCTCCCGTTACCTGCGCAAGGAGTACGGCACACATGTACGCCGCCACCTGTGGGGCGGACGCTTCTGGTCCGGCTCCTACTTCGCCGGCTCCTGCGGCGGGGCACCACTGACCGTTGTACGCCAGTACATCGAGAATCAGCAGCGCCCCGTGTAG
- a CDS encoding PrsW family intramembrane metalloprotease, producing the protein MTQPPPPGAPRARIPGPQQPPPSYPRTRTGLWRRCLWGGLALWGLGTLVTYATGNTTLLPTLILLGSFLVPVVFVLWAYEHHGRDLGVNVILGCFLTGGVLGVLGASVMEYYLLHPSLWMFVGVGLIEEAVKAAALMFVLRRQTRIRGLRAGLVLGASVGFGFAALESAGYAFNAAVSTEGIDLRALLETEILRGVLAPFGHGLWTAITGAVLLAHRRPSGHFAFTAPVVGTYVGVALLHALWDSTHGIALWLVARLTSAPLNPALFGPGYLPAVTDQQKHLFTLFSVGGTVAVSLMGIAWVRSPARRDPSWRNTP; encoded by the coding sequence GTGACCCAGCCCCCGCCGCCCGGCGCACCCCGAGCGCGCATCCCCGGCCCTCAGCAGCCCCCTCCCTCCTATCCGCGGACCCGCACCGGGCTGTGGCGGCGGTGCCTGTGGGGCGGGCTCGCGCTCTGGGGACTCGGCACGCTCGTCACGTACGCGACCGGGAACACCACCCTGCTGCCGACCCTGATCCTGCTCGGCAGCTTCCTGGTCCCGGTCGTCTTCGTGCTCTGGGCGTACGAGCACCACGGCCGCGATCTGGGCGTGAACGTGATCCTCGGCTGCTTCCTGACCGGTGGCGTACTGGGCGTGCTCGGCGCCTCGGTGATGGAGTACTACCTGCTCCATCCGTCCCTCTGGATGTTCGTCGGGGTCGGGCTCATCGAGGAGGCGGTGAAGGCGGCCGCGCTGATGTTCGTACTGCGCCGGCAGACCCGTATCCGCGGACTGCGCGCCGGACTCGTGCTCGGGGCGTCGGTCGGGTTCGGGTTCGCGGCCCTGGAGAGCGCGGGGTACGCCTTCAACGCGGCCGTCTCGACCGAGGGCATCGATCTGCGGGCGCTGCTGGAGACCGAGATCCTGCGGGGCGTGCTCGCCCCCTTCGGGCACGGCCTGTGGACGGCGATCACGGGCGCGGTCCTGCTCGCGCACCGCCGCCCGAGCGGACACTTCGCGTTCACCGCCCCGGTCGTCGGCACGTACGTCGGTGTCGCGCTCCTGCACGCCCTGTGGGACTCGACACACGGCATCGCGCTCTGGCTGGTGGCGCGGCTGACAAGTGCGCCGCTCAACCCCGCACTGTTCGGGCCGGGTTACCTGCCGGCCGTGACGGACCAGCAGAAACATCTCTTCACGCTGTTCTCGGTCGGTGGCACGGTCGCCGTGTCGTTGATGGGCATCGCCTGGGTGCGTTCGCCGGCCCGTCGCGACCCCTCTTGGCGAAATACCCCCTAG
- a CDS encoding zinc-dependent alcohol dehydrogenase family protein — protein sequence MRAVVFEQYGKPAELRTVPDPAPAPHGVVVRVAATGLCRSDWHGWQGHDPDITLPHVPGHELAGTVEAVGGLVTGWRPGDRVTVPFVCACGSCASCAAGDQQVCERQTQPGFTHWGSFAEFAALDHADVNLVAVADELSFGTAASLGCRFATAFRAVVAQGRVAPGEWVAVYGCGGVGLSAVMIAAAAGARVVAVDLSPRALELARQFGAAECVAVSRDARPEETAEAVRELTGGGAHLSLDALGSPATCAASVGSLRRRGRHVQVGLLPQDPTLPMSRVIGLELELLGSHGMPAHAYPPMLESVRAGLLRPDLLVTSTIPLDEAPAALAEMGTAPGAGVTIIEPWA from the coding sequence ATGCGCGCAGTGGTGTTCGAGCAATACGGAAAGCCGGCCGAACTGCGAACCGTCCCGGACCCGGCACCCGCGCCCCACGGCGTCGTGGTCCGGGTGGCAGCCACCGGCCTCTGCCGGAGCGACTGGCACGGCTGGCAGGGTCACGACCCGGACATCACCCTGCCGCACGTGCCCGGACACGAACTGGCCGGAACAGTAGAGGCGGTGGGCGGCCTGGTGACCGGCTGGCGCCCCGGCGACCGCGTCACCGTGCCCTTCGTCTGCGCCTGCGGCAGTTGCGCCTCCTGCGCGGCGGGCGATCAGCAGGTGTGCGAGCGGCAGACCCAGCCGGGGTTCACGCACTGGGGGTCGTTCGCCGAGTTCGCGGCCCTGGACCACGCCGACGTGAACCTCGTCGCCGTGGCGGACGAGTTGTCCTTCGGGACGGCGGCCTCGCTGGGCTGCCGGTTCGCCACGGCGTTCCGTGCGGTCGTCGCGCAGGGGCGGGTGGCGCCGGGGGAGTGGGTGGCCGTGTACGGCTGCGGCGGGGTCGGGCTCTCCGCCGTGATGATCGCCGCGGCGGCCGGCGCACGGGTCGTCGCGGTCGACCTCTCGCCCCGGGCGCTGGAGCTGGCACGGCAGTTCGGGGCGGCGGAGTGCGTGGCGGTGTCCCGGGACGCCCGGCCCGAGGAGACGGCGGAGGCCGTCCGTGAACTGACAGGCGGGGGCGCCCACCTGTCCCTGGACGCCCTCGGTTCTCCGGCCACCTGCGCGGCGTCGGTCGGCAGCCTGCGCCGCCGGGGCCGGCACGTCCAGGTCGGCCTGCTGCCGCAGGACCCGACACTGCCGATGTCCCGGGTGATCGGCCTCGAACTCGAACTCCTCGGCAGCCACGGCATGCCCGCCCACGCCTACCCGCCGATGCTGGAGTCCGTACGGGCCGGGCTGCTGCGCCCCGACCTCCTGGTGACGTCCACGATTCCGCTGGACGAGGCCCCCGCCGCGCTGGCGGAGATGGGGACGGCGCCGGGGGCGGGAGTGACGATCATCGAGCCGTGGGCGTGA